One window of the Lactococcus lactis genome contains the following:
- the rpoB gene encoding DNA-directed RNA polymerase subunit beta: MAGHDVKYGKHRTRRSFSRIKEVIGLPNLIEVQTLSYKNFLDEGLANVFKEMFPIDNFAGTMELEFVGYEMKTPKYTVEEARAHDANYSAPIYVTFRLVNKETGELKTQEVFFGDFPLMTEMGTFINNGSERLIVSQLVRSPGSYFHLKADKNGLESFGHTTIPNRGAWFELDTDAKGIGYVRIDRTRKLTFTTMLRALGFGSDEEILELLGETQLLTDTIAKDVHKNPADTRVEEALKDIYDRLRPGEPKTADSSRGLLVARFFDPKRYDFAPVGRYKFNKKLALKNRLLGLTLAEPIVDPETGEILVNTDTLVTRDVLDLIEPLLDNGLGNFVVEPSDDAVIPEPITLQSIKVYSPKDPERVVTLLSNGNPDAECRVLTPADVISNISYWLGLAEGIGKVDDIDHLGNRRIRSVGELLQNQVRIGLSRMERVIRERMSSSENENITPQGLINIRPVTASIKEFFGSSQLSQFMDQHNPLSELSHKRRFSALGPGGISRDRASYEVRDVHYTHYGRMCPIETPEGPNIGLINNLSSYAKVNEYGFIMSPYRRVDRVNGVVTDEVEYLTADEEDNYTVAQANSPLTEDSRFANETVMARHTGNNIEVEASTADYMDVSPKQVIAVAAACIPFLENDDSNRALMGANMQRQAVPLIDPHAPWIGTGMEHQTARDSGAALIAKHAGVVEYVDGNEIRVRRTSGELDIYNITKYRRSNSGTSYNQRPLARLGEKVEKGDIIADGPSMENGEMALGQNPLVAYMTWEGYNFEDAVIMSERLIKDDVYTSIAIEEYESETRDTKLGPEEITREIPNVGDEALKNLDESGIIRIGAEVKDGDLLVGKVTPKGETDPTPEERLLRAIFGEKAREVRDTSLRVPHGGGGIVHDVRVFTRENGDELPSGVNKLVRVFIAQKRKIHVGDKMAGRHGNKGVVSNIVPMEDMPYLPDGTPIDIMLNPLGVPSRMNIGQVMELHLGMAARTLGIHIATPVFDGASDEDIWDTVKEAGMADDAKTVLYDGRTGEPFDNRISVGVMYMIKLHHMVDDKLHARSVGPYSLVTQQPLGGKAQFGGQRFGEMEVWALEAYGAANVLQEILTYKSDDVIGRTRAYEAIVKGERIPKPGLPESFRVLVKELQSLGLDMKVLDADRNVLDLRELDEDEVMTRPDNTEITPEMLEAQEAIVAQAEAEEEALINANTEK, translated from the coding sequence TTGGCAGGACATGACGTAAAATACGGTAAACACCGTACAAGACGCAGTTTTTCACGTATTAAAGAAGTAATCGGTTTGCCAAACCTCATCGAAGTTCAAACATTAAGTTATAAAAACTTCCTCGATGAAGGTCTTGCAAATGTCTTCAAAGAAATGTTTCCAATCGACAACTTTGCGGGTACAATGGAACTCGAATTTGTTGGTTATGAAATGAAAACCCCAAAATACACTGTTGAAGAAGCTCGCGCACATGACGCAAACTATTCAGCACCTATCTATGTAACCTTCCGTCTTGTAAATAAAGAAACTGGTGAATTAAAAACACAAGAAGTCTTCTTTGGTGACTTCCCACTCATGACTGAAATGGGGACATTTATCAATAACGGTTCAGAACGTTTGATCGTTAGCCAATTGGTACGTAGTCCTGGTTCATACTTCCATCTTAAAGCTGATAAAAACGGTCTTGAAAGTTTTGGACATACAACCATTCCTAACCGTGGAGCTTGGTTTGAGTTAGATACAGATGCTAAAGGCATTGGTTATGTTCGTATTGACCGTACACGTAAATTAACTTTTACAACTATGCTTCGTGCGCTTGGTTTTGGTTCAGATGAAGAAATCCTTGAATTGTTGGGAGAAACTCAACTTTTAACAGATACTATTGCAAAAGATGTTCATAAAAACCCAGCTGACACGCGTGTAGAAGAAGCGCTCAAAGACATCTATGACCGCTTGCGTCCAGGAGAACCTAAAACAGCAGATAGCTCACGTGGCTTGCTTGTTGCTCGTTTCTTCGATCCAAAACGTTATGACTTCGCACCTGTTGGACGTTATAAATTTAACAAGAAATTAGCGCTAAAAAATCGTTTGCTTGGTTTGACTTTGGCTGAACCAATTGTTGACCCAGAAACTGGTGAAATTCTTGTTAATACAGATACTCTTGTTACTCGTGATGTGCTTGATTTAATCGAACCATTGCTTGATAACGGTCTTGGAAACTTTGTTGTTGAACCATCTGACGACGCTGTAATTCCAGAACCAATTACTTTGCAAAGTATCAAAGTTTATTCACCTAAAGATCCAGAACGTGTTGTTACATTGCTCTCAAATGGTAATCCTGATGCAGAATGCCGTGTCTTGACACCAGCCGATGTGATTTCAAATATCAGCTACTGGCTTGGTCTTGCTGAAGGAATTGGTAAAGTGGACGATATTGACCACTTAGGTAACCGTCGTATCCGTTCAGTAGGTGAATTGCTTCAAAACCAAGTACGTATCGGACTTTCACGTATGGAACGTGTGATTCGCGAACGTATGTCATCTTCAGAAAATGAAAACATCACACCACAAGGTTTGATTAACATTCGTCCTGTAACAGCTTCAATTAAAGAATTCTTTGGTTCATCACAATTGTCACAATTTATGGACCAACACAATCCTTTATCTGAGCTTTCACACAAACGTCGTTTTTCTGCCTTAGGACCTGGTGGTATCTCACGTGACCGTGCTTCATATGAAGTACGTGACGTTCACTATACTCACTATGGCCGTATGTGTCCTATTGAAACACCTGAAGGACCAAACATCGGTTTGATTAACAACTTGTCATCATATGCCAAAGTAAACGAATATGGTTTCATCATGTCACCATACCGTCGTGTTGACCGTGTGAACGGTGTGGTTACTGACGAAGTTGAATATTTAACTGCCGATGAAGAAGACAACTATACTGTTGCCCAAGCAAACTCACCATTGACTGAAGATAGCCGCTTTGCTAACGAAACAGTTATGGCTCGTCATACTGGTAACAATATTGAAGTTGAAGCTTCAACAGCAGACTATATGGACGTTTCACCTAAACAGGTTATCGCCGTTGCTGCTGCATGTATTCCATTCTTGGAAAACGATGACTCCAACCGTGCCCTCATGGGTGCCAACATGCAACGTCAAGCAGTTCCATTGATTGACCCACATGCACCTTGGATTGGTACTGGTATGGAACATCAAACTGCTCGTGACTCAGGTGCTGCGCTTATTGCAAAACATGCTGGTGTTGTTGAGTATGTTGATGGTAATGAAATTCGTGTTCGTCGTACTTCTGGTGAACTTGATATTTACAATATTACAAAATATCGTCGTTCAAACTCAGGGACTTCGTATAACCAACGTCCATTGGCTCGACTTGGAGAAAAAGTTGAGAAAGGGGACATCATTGCTGATGGACCTTCTATGGAAAATGGAGAAATGGCCCTTGGTCAAAATCCACTTGTTGCTTATATGACTTGGGAAGGTTATAACTTCGAGGATGCGGTAATCATGTCAGAACGTTTGATTAAAGACGACGTTTATACATCAATTGCCATCGAAGAATATGAATCAGAAACACGCGATACAAAACTTGGCCCTGAAGAAATTACTCGTGAAATTCCAAACGTTGGGGATGAAGCACTCAAAAACCTTGATGAATCAGGAATTATCCGTATTGGTGCTGAAGTTAAAGATGGCGACTTGCTTGTTGGTAAAGTAACTCCTAAAGGTGAAACTGATCCAACACCAGAAGAACGTTTGCTTCGTGCAATCTTTGGTGAAAAAGCTCGTGAAGTTCGTGATACATCACTTCGTGTTCCTCACGGAGGTGGCGGTATTGTTCATGACGTTCGTGTATTTACACGCGAAAATGGTGATGAATTGCCATCAGGTGTGAATAAACTTGTTCGTGTCTTCATTGCTCAAAAACGTAAGATTCACGTTGGGGATAAAATGGCCGGACGTCATGGTAATAAAGGGGTTGTTTCAAATATCGTTCCAATGGAAGATATGCCTTACTTACCAGATGGTACACCTATTGATATCATGTTGAACCCACTTGGGGTACCATCACGTATGAATATCGGACAAGTTATGGAGCTCCATTTAGGTATGGCTGCTCGTACACTTGGAATTCACATTGCAACTCCAGTGTTTGATGGAGCATCTGATGAAGATATCTGGGATACTGTTAAAGAAGCTGGAATGGCTGATGATGCGAAAACAGTCCTTTATGACGGACGTACTGGTGAACCATTTGATAACCGAATTTCAGTCGGTGTCATGTACATGATTAAACTTCACCACATGGTTGATGATAAACTCCATGCTCGTTCAGTTGGTCCTTACTCACTCGTTACACAACAACCGCTCGGTGGTAAAGCGCAGTTCGGTGGACAACGTTTTGGAGAAATGGAAGTTTGGGCACTTGAAGCCTATGGTGCTGCCAATGTTCTTCAAGAAATCTTGACTTACAAATCAGATGACGTGATTGGACGTACGCGCGCTTATGAAGCTATTGTTAAAGGTGAACGTATTCCTAAACCAGGTCTTCCTGAATCATTCCGCGTATTGGTTAAAGAGTTACAATCACTTGGTCTTGATATGAAAGTCCTTGATGCTGACCGTAATGTTCTTGACTTACGTGAATTGGATGAAGATGAAGTAATGACTCGTCCAGATAATACAGAAATTACTCCTGAAATGCTTGAAGCACAGGAAGCTATTGTTGCACAAGCAGAAGCTGAAGAAGAAGCTTTGATTAACGCTAATACTGAAAAATAA
- a CDS encoding amino acid ABC transporter ATP-binding protein, with the protein MNEYLIEIKNLHKYFGKNEVLKGLDIQIKKGEVVVMIGPSGSGKSTFLRTMNLLEKPTDGQVYFEGVNIADKSVDVFKHREKMGMVFQQFNLFPNMTVLENLYLAPVKTGKMTKEEAKKTAEDLLQRVGLSDKAEAYPQALSGGQQQRVAIARALAMNPDVMLFDEPTSALDPEMVGEVLAVMQELAKEGMTMVVVTHEMGFAKTVADRVLFMADGTIVEQGKPAQVFDSPKEKRTQDFLAKVL; encoded by the coding sequence ATGAATGAATATTTAATCGAAATAAAAAATCTGCATAAATATTTTGGAAAAAATGAAGTCTTAAAAGGACTTGATATCCAAATAAAAAAAGGTGAAGTTGTTGTGATGATTGGCCCCTCTGGTTCTGGGAAATCAACTTTTTTAAGAACGATGAACTTATTAGAAAAGCCAACAGATGGTCAAGTCTATTTTGAAGGAGTTAATATTGCTGATAAATCAGTGGATGTCTTCAAACACCGAGAAAAAATGGGGATGGTTTTTCAACAATTTAATCTATTTCCTAATATGACAGTCCTTGAAAATCTATATTTGGCTCCAGTTAAAACGGGTAAAATGACCAAAGAAGAAGCTAAAAAAACGGCGGAAGATTTACTTCAAAGAGTTGGACTCTCAGATAAAGCAGAGGCTTATCCACAAGCATTGTCAGGTGGGCAGCAACAAAGGGTAGCTATTGCTCGTGCTTTAGCCATGAACCCAGATGTGATGCTTTTTGATGAACCAACATCAGCACTTGACCCTGAAATGGTTGGTGAAGTTTTAGCCGTGATGCAAGAACTTGCCAAAGAAGGCATGACAATGGTTGTTGTAACCCATGAAATGGGATTTGCTAAAACAGTTGCTGACAGAGTTTTGTTCATGGCTGATGGGACAATTGTTGAGCAAGGAAAACCGGCTCAAGTTTTTGATTCACCAAAAGAAAAAAGAACACAAGACTTTTTAGCAAAAGTCCTATAA
- the rpoC gene encoding DNA-directed RNA polymerase subunit beta', whose translation MVDVNKFESMRIGIASPQKIRYWSFGEVKKPETINYRTQKPEREGLFDERIFGPQKDWECACGKLKGVFYKNQVCELCGVQVTTAKSRHERMGHIELAAPISHIWYFKGIPSRMGLALDMSPRALEEVIYFASYVVIDPKETDLEKKQLLTEREYREQLLKNGFGSFVAKMGAEAIQDLLNDVDIDKEVSELKEELKTVTGQRRVKIIRRLDVLSAFRKSGNALSWMVLNVLPVIPPDLRPMVQLDGGRFATSDLNDLYRRVINRNNRLKRLMELNAPNIIVQNEKRMLQEAVDTLIDNGRRGRPITGAGNRPLKSLSHMLKGKQGRFRQNLLGKRVDYSGRSVIAVGPTLKMYQCGVPREMAIELFKPFVMAQLVKKELAANIRAAKRKVERQDSDVWDVLETVVKEHPVLLNRAPTLHRLGIQAFEPVLIDGKAIRLHPLACEAYNADFDGDQMAIHLPLSEEAQAEARLLMLAAEHILNPKDGKPVVTPSQDMVLGNYYLMMEEKGREGEGMIFATPEEVEIAMRNGYVHLHTRIGIATKSLNKPWTENQKDKILVTTVGKVIFNSIIPEGMPYLNEPTDVNLTTSTDDRFFMDAGQDIKEVLAGIDTVRPFKKGYLGNIIAEVFKRYRTTATSEYLDRLKDLGYHQSTLAGLTVGIADIPVVEDKHKIIDAAHKRVEQITKQFRRGLITDDERYNAVTGVWRDAKEALEKRLIDEQDLTNPIVMMMDSGARGNISNFSQLAGMRGLMAAPNGKIMELPIISNFREGLSVLEMFFSTHGARKGMTDTALKTADSGYLTRRLVDVAQDVIIREDDCGTDRGLVISDIATGKEMVEPLFERLVGRYTRKSVLHPETGEMIIADDTLISEDVARKIIDAGVKEVTIRSVFTCKTPHGVCKHCYGINLATGDAVEVGEAVGTIAAQSIGEPGTQLTMRTFHTGGVASSSDITQGLPRVQEIFEARNPKGEAIITEVTGTVESIVEDPATRTREITVKGKTDTRSYTVGMADVLMVEEGEFIHRGAPLIQGSIEPKHLLQVRDALSVETYLLGEVQKTYRSQGVEIGDKHIEVMVRQMLRKVRVMDNGSTDILPGTLMDISDFEALNETALLNGEMPATGRPVLMGITKASLETNSFLSAASFQETTRVLTDAAIRGKEDHLLGLKENVIIGKIIPAGTGMFRYRNIEPLADLTNAPEVEEVETETVEN comes from the coding sequence TTGGTTGATGTAAATAAATTTGAGAGTATGCGTATTGGTATCGCATCTCCACAAAAAATTCGTTACTGGTCATTCGGTGAAGTTAAAAAACCAGAAACAATTAACTATCGTACACAAAAACCTGAACGTGAAGGACTCTTTGATGAACGTATTTTCGGTCCTCAAAAAGACTGGGAATGTGCTTGTGGAAAACTTAAAGGTGTTTTCTACAAAAATCAAGTCTGTGAACTTTGTGGTGTTCAAGTAACAACTGCAAAATCACGTCATGAACGTATGGGACATATTGAGCTTGCTGCTCCAATTTCACACATTTGGTACTTCAAAGGAATTCCATCACGTATGGGACTTGCTCTTGATATGAGTCCACGTGCACTTGAAGAAGTGATTTACTTTGCAAGTTATGTTGTGATTGATCCTAAAGAAACTGATCTTGAGAAGAAACAACTCTTGACTGAACGTGAATATCGTGAACAACTTTTGAAAAATGGTTTTGGTTCATTCGTTGCAAAAATGGGTGCTGAAGCGATTCAAGATTTGTTGAACGATGTTGATATTGATAAAGAAGTTTCTGAACTCAAAGAAGAGCTCAAAACAGTTACTGGACAACGTCGTGTAAAAATTATTCGTCGTTTGGACGTTTTGTCAGCTTTCAGAAAATCAGGAAATGCATTATCTTGGATGGTCTTAAATGTATTACCAGTTATTCCACCAGATTTGCGTCCAATGGTTCAATTAGATGGTGGACGTTTTGCCACATCTGACTTGAATGACTTATACCGTCGTGTTATTAACCGTAATAACCGTTTGAAACGTTTGATGGAACTTAATGCTCCAAATATTATCGTTCAAAATGAAAAACGGATGCTTCAAGAAGCTGTTGATACTTTGATTGACAATGGTCGTCGTGGTCGTCCAATCACTGGTGCTGGTAACCGCCCATTGAAATCTCTTTCACACATGTTGAAAGGGAAACAAGGACGTTTCCGTCAAAACTTGCTTGGTAAACGTGTTGACTATTCTGGACGTTCAGTTATCGCTGTAGGTCCAACACTCAAAATGTACCAATGTGGTGTTCCGCGTGAAATGGCGATTGAGTTGTTCAAACCATTCGTAATGGCTCAACTTGTTAAGAAAGAATTGGCTGCTAATATTCGTGCGGCTAAACGTAAAGTTGAACGTCAAGATTCTGATGTTTGGGACGTACTTGAAACAGTTGTTAAAGAACACCCTGTTCTTCTTAACCGCGCACCTACGCTTCACCGTTTAGGGATTCAAGCTTTTGAACCAGTCTTAATTGATGGTAAAGCCATCCGTCTTCACCCACTTGCTTGTGAAGCCTACAACGCCGACTTTGACGGTGACCAAATGGCCATTCACTTGCCATTGTCTGAAGAAGCACAAGCTGAAGCACGTCTTTTGATGCTTGCTGCTGAACATATCTTGAACCCTAAAGATGGTAAACCAGTTGTTACACCATCTCAAGATATGGTCCTTGGTAACTACTACCTTATGATGGAAGAAAAAGGTCGTGAAGGCGAAGGAATGATTTTTGCAACTCCTGAAGAAGTTGAAATTGCAATGCGTAATGGTTATGTACATTTACATACTCGTATCGGTATCGCAACAAAATCACTCAACAAACCTTGGACTGAAAACCAAAAAGATAAAATCTTGGTAACCACTGTTGGTAAAGTTATTTTCAACTCAATCATTCCTGAAGGAATGCCTTACTTGAACGAACCAACTGATGTTAACTTGACAACTTCAACTGATGACCGTTTCTTTATGGATGCTGGTCAAGATATCAAAGAAGTTTTGGCTGGAATTGATACTGTTCGTCCATTCAAAAAAGGATATCTTGGAAATATCATCGCTGAAGTCTTCAAACGTTACCGTACAACAGCTACATCTGAGTACCTTGACCGCTTGAAAGACCTTGGTTACCACCAATCTACTTTGGCTGGTTTGACTGTGGGTATCGCTGATATCCCTGTTGTTGAAGATAAACATAAAATCATCGATGCTGCACACAAACGTGTGGAACAAATCACTAAACAATTCCGTCGTGGTTTGATTACTGATGATGAACGTTATAACGCTGTTACAGGTGTTTGGCGTGATGCAAAAGAAGCCCTTGAAAAACGATTGATTGATGAACAAGATTTGACAAACCCAATCGTTATGATGATGGACTCTGGAGCCCGTGGTAATATCTCTAACTTCTCTCAACTTGCTGGTATGCGTGGTTTGATGGCCGCTCCTAATGGTAAAATCATGGAATTGCCTATCATCTCAAACTTCCGTGAGGGTCTTTCTGTCTTGGAAATGTTCTTCTCAACTCACGGTGCCCGTAAAGGGATGACCGATACGGCCCTTAAGACAGCCGACTCTGGTTATCTTACTCGTCGTTTGGTTGACGTTGCCCAAGATGTTATCATTCGTGAAGACGATTGTGGAACTGACCGTGGACTTGTAATTTCTGATATTGCTACTGGTAAAGAAATGGTTGAACCACTCTTTGAACGTTTGGTAGGTCGTTATACTCGTAAATCAGTGCTTCATCCAGAAACTGGTGAAATGATTATTGCTGACGACACTTTGATTTCTGAAGATGTTGCCCGTAAAATTATTGATGCTGGTGTTAAAGAAGTAACTATCCGTTCAGTATTTACATGTAAAACTCCACATGGTGTATGTAAACATTGTTATGGTATCAACTTGGCAACAGGTGATGCTGTTGAAGTTGGTGAAGCTGTTGGTACAATCGCCGCTCAATCAATCGGTGAACCTGGTACTCAGTTGACAATGCGTACATTCCACACGGGTGGTGTTGCGTCAAGTTCAGATATCACTCAAGGTTTGCCTCGTGTTCAAGAAATCTTTGAAGCACGTAACCCTAAAGGGGAAGCAATCATCACTGAAGTAACTGGTACAGTTGAATCAATCGTTGAAGATCCTGCTACACGTACTCGTGAAATTACTGTTAAAGGTAAAACAGACACTCGTAGCTACACTGTAGGTATGGCTGATGTCTTGATGGTTGAAGAAGGTGAATTTATTCACCGTGGTGCACCTTTGATTCAAGGTTCTATCGAACCTAAACACTTGCTTCAAGTTCGTGATGCCTTGTCAGTTGAAACTTACTTGCTCGGTGAAGTACAAAAAACTTACCGTTCACAAGGGGTTGAAATTGGTGACAAACACATCGAGGTAATGGTTCGCCAAATGCTTCGTAAAGTTCGTGTCATGGATAATGGTTCAACTGATATCCTTCCAGGTACTTTGATGGATATTTCTGACTTTGAAGCTTTGAATGAAACTGCACTCTTGAATGGTGAAATGCCTGCAACTGGTCGTCCAGTCTTGATGGGTATTACTAAAGCCTCTCTTGAAACAAATTCATTCTTGTCAGCTGCATCATTCCAAGAAACAACTCGTGTCCTTACTGATGCCGCAATTCGTGGTAAAGAAGATCACTTGCTTGGTTTGAAAGAAAATGTTATTATCGGTAAGATTATTCCTGCTGGTACAGGTATGTTCCGTTACCGTAACATTGAACCTTTAGCTGATTTAACAAATGCTCCAGAAGTAGAAGAAGTTGAAACAGAAACTGTGGAAAACTAA
- a CDS encoding amino acid ABC transporter permease has protein sequence MNFDFLPKYLPYFNDGMIVTILISAFVVLIGTLLGIVTALAKISKIAPLRWLANIYIEIFRGTPMLVQIMLGFGLMGSLSLPTFQVGILQQDLGRLIPGIIVISLNSGAYMAEIVRAGIEAVPLGQKEAAYSLGIRPRQAMATVILPQALRNILPAVGNEFVTIIKDSSLLYTIGVMEVFNGAQTVANLTYQTISPMLFVALYYFVVTFVVSRLLVLFEKKLGKGYAK, from the coding sequence ATGAACTTTGATTTTTTACCGAAATATCTGCCCTATTTTAATGACGGGATGATTGTCACAATTTTGATTTCAGCTTTCGTGGTTTTGATTGGAACACTCTTAGGGATTGTCACAGCCCTTGCCAAGATTTCTAAAATTGCTCCATTGCGCTGGTTGGCAAATATCTATATTGAAATTTTCCGTGGAACACCAATGCTCGTTCAAATCATGCTTGGTTTTGGCTTAATGGGAAGTCTATCTTTACCAACCTTTCAAGTTGGGATTTTACAACAAGATTTGGGGCGCTTGATTCCAGGGATAATTGTAATCTCACTGAATTCGGGGGCTTATATGGCGGAAATTGTTCGGGCTGGAATTGAAGCTGTTCCTCTTGGTCAAAAAGAAGCCGCCTATTCATTAGGAATTCGGCCAAGACAAGCGATGGCAACCGTTATTTTACCTCAGGCTTTGAGAAACATTCTACCAGCCGTCGGCAATGAATTTGTGACAATTATCAAGGATAGCTCGCTTCTTTATACAATTGGGGTAATGGAAGTTTTCAATGGTGCACAAACAGTAGCAAATTTGACTTATCAAACCATTAGCCCGATGTTATTTGTAGCTCTCTACTATTTTGTAGTCACTTTTGTTGTCAGTCGCTTACTTGTTTTATTTGAAAAGAAACTCGGGAAAGGATATGCAAAATAA
- a CDS encoding adaptor protein MecA, with product MKYEDINENTIKITLSFDDLTDYDIKLSDFFGNQEVIEQFFYELVDELGLENRFGNVGMLTFQIQPFPQGVHMIVHEEAMLGEGGEIPDDPEEFEELMTGFYNKLNEIGADMARERGITDFKPGLGLPGTKKDEAEQEPDFIYYSIRYEDIMSVLTGIKNVKFADEESEFYRYDGNFYLVVLDNQKEKGKMHVESTRSRMMEYGEATKMSREFLQEYGECLIATRALDVLRKI from the coding sequence ATGAAATATGAGGATATAAACGAAAATACTATAAAAATCACCTTGTCTTTTGATGATTTGACAGATTATGATATCAAATTATCAGACTTTTTCGGAAATCAAGAAGTCATTGAACAATTTTTCTATGAATTGGTTGATGAGCTTGGTTTAGAAAATCGCTTTGGAAATGTGGGAATGTTAACTTTCCAAATCCAACCTTTTCCTCAAGGTGTTCATATGATTGTTCATGAAGAAGCGATGCTAGGTGAAGGTGGAGAAATTCCAGATGACCCAGAAGAGTTTGAAGAATTGATGACTGGTTTTTATAATAAATTAAATGAAATAGGGGCAGATATGGCGCGCGAGCGAGGAATTACTGATTTTAAACCTGGGCTTGGTTTACCAGGAACAAAAAAAGACGAAGCTGAACAAGAGCCAGATTTTATTTATTACTCTATTCGTTATGAAGATATTATGTCTGTCTTAACAGGAATAAAAAATGTGAAGTTTGCTGATGAAGAATCAGAGTTTTATCGTTATGATGGCAATTTTTATCTTGTTGTTTTGGATAATCAAAAAGAAAAAGGCAAGATGCATGTTGAAAGTACCCGTTCACGAATGATGGAATATGGGGAAGCAACAAAAATGAGTCGAGAATTTTTGCAGGAGTATGGTGAATGTCTTATCGCGACACGTGCTTTAGATGTTCTTAGAAAAATCTAA
- a CDS encoding diacylglycerol/lipid kinase family protein yields MTYYLLANPNSGAGKGARTLETLIPYLEKNNYEYRLFKTKAAGEEGALVRQILDLKNPDDHLVIIGGDGTISLVINELPEEEAFSYIPSGSGNDFARSLKLKLDPIESFEAARRGINHEIFIMNYQSKGLSGYALNNIGIGLDATIVKSANEGKLKQVLNKLKLGSFSYILTALHVLITKKPFPALIEVENQEISLENAFLMTFTKHPYFGGGVKISPEATNENADIHLVEYNKHHLLRTFSLIPSVLCGMHLKHPLFLHRVSSQFSVELAESQPVQIDGEIHELVAADRLSISTERRMIIY; encoded by the coding sequence ATGACTTATTATCTCCTTGCAAATCCCAATTCTGGTGCAGGTAAAGGTGCGCGGACTTTGGAGACTTTGATTCCATATTTGGAAAAAAATAATTATGAATATCGACTTTTTAAAACTAAAGCTGCTGGAGAAGAAGGCGCTTTGGTCAGACAAATATTAGACCTTAAAAATCCGGATGACCACTTAGTTATTATTGGTGGGGATGGTACCATTTCACTTGTCATTAATGAACTTCCAGAAGAAGAGGCCTTTTCTTATATTCCTTCAGGTTCTGGCAATGATTTCGCCAGAAGCTTAAAGTTGAAGCTTGACCCAATTGAATCTTTTGAAGCTGCTCGTAGAGGAATTAATCATGAGATTTTTATCATGAATTATCAATCTAAAGGATTGAGTGGCTATGCTCTAAATAATATTGGAATTGGTTTAGATGCAACTATCGTGAAATCTGCCAATGAAGGAAAGCTTAAACAAGTGCTTAACAAATTGAAATTGGGAAGTTTTTCATATATTTTGACTGCCTTGCACGTTTTGATAACTAAAAAACCATTTCCAGCTTTAATTGAAGTAGAAAATCAAGAAATTTCACTAGAAAATGCCTTTCTGATGACTTTTACCAAACATCCATACTTTGGAGGTGGAGTAAAAATTTCTCCTGAGGCCACCAATGAAAATGCAGATATTCACCTTGTTGAATATAATAAACATCATTTATTACGGACTTTTTCATTAATTCCAAGTGTTCTTTGTGGAATGCATTTAAAACATCCCTTATTTTTACACCGAGTGAGTTCTCAGTTTTCTGTAGAATTAGCAGAAAGTCAACCAGTCCAAATTGATGGAGAAATTCATGAGTTAGTAGCTGCTGACAGACTTTCAATCAGTACTGAAAGAAGAATGATTATTTACTGA